The following proteins come from a genomic window of Achromobacter deleyi:
- a CDS encoding ABC transporter ATP-binding protein, producing the protein MNDASVRPAAEPGYVIDVHGLNKHFGNKHVVNDVSLQVREGEIFGFLGPNGSGKTTSIRLMCGLLTPDSGSGTCLGYDILKDSAQIKRHVGYMTQKFSYWDDLTIRENLDFVARMYGMPNRRETVDRALEDLGLQTRANQLTGALSGGWKQRLALAACLLHEPRLLLLDEPTAGVDPTARRDFWEQLHELAARGISVLVSTHYMDEAERCHKLAYISYGKLLIQGTADEVIAQQRLTTWAIHGHDLVPLAQRLRGAPGVDQTVAFGTALHISGRDAAVLERTLREVVAGQDLRLERIDTSLEDVFIYLMNRSDDNYASPA; encoded by the coding sequence ATGAACGACGCCTCCGTCCGTCCCGCGGCCGAGCCCGGCTACGTCATCGACGTGCACGGCCTGAACAAGCACTTCGGCAACAAGCACGTGGTCAACGACGTCTCGCTGCAGGTGCGCGAAGGCGAGATCTTCGGCTTTCTCGGCCCCAACGGCAGCGGCAAGACCACCAGCATCCGCCTGATGTGCGGCCTGCTCACGCCCGACTCGGGCAGCGGCACCTGCCTGGGCTACGACATTCTCAAGGACAGCGCCCAGATCAAGCGCCACGTCGGCTACATGACGCAGAAGTTCTCGTACTGGGACGACCTGACCATCCGCGAGAACCTGGACTTCGTGGCCCGCATGTACGGCATGCCGAACCGCCGTGAGACCGTCGACCGCGCGCTCGAGGACCTGGGGCTGCAGACCCGCGCCAACCAGCTCACCGGCGCGCTGTCGGGCGGCTGGAAGCAGCGGCTGGCGCTGGCCGCCTGCCTGCTGCACGAGCCGCGCCTGCTGCTGCTGGACGAGCCCACCGCCGGCGTCGACCCGACCGCCCGGCGCGACTTCTGGGAACAGTTGCACGAACTGGCCGCGCGTGGCATCTCGGTGCTGGTCAGCACCCACTACATGGACGAGGCCGAGCGCTGCCACAAGCTGGCCTACATCTCGTACGGCAAGCTGCTGATCCAGGGCACCGCCGACGAGGTCATCGCCCAGCAGCGCCTGACCACCTGGGCCATCCACGGCCATGACCTGGTGCCGCTGGCGCAGCGGCTACGCGGCGCGCCGGGGGTGGACCAGACCGTGGCCTTCGGCACCGCGCTGCACATCAGCGGCCGCGACGCCGCCGTGCTCGAACGCACGCTGCGCGAAGTCGTGGCCGGCCAGGACCTGCGCCTGGAACGCATCGACACCAGCCTGGAAGACGTCTTCATCTACCTGATGAACCGCTCCGACGACAACTACGCGAGTCCGGCATGA
- a CDS encoding ABC transporter permease: MRRHLEGFSWSRWWSMVLKEFLQLRRDRITFGMIVGIPIMQLALFGYAINTNPKQLPTAVIVADHSPFTRSFVAAMTGSDYFNIVETLPDEEAGRAALAQGRVLFVLTIPPDFSRKLLRGERPALLIEADATDPMATGLAIGSATQLAQAVAQKDLTGPLAHLAGGQPPFDVRVHQLYNEEQISQYNTVPGLMGVILTMTLVMMTGLAMTRERERGTMENLLAMPVRPLEVMTGKIVPYIAIGLIQATIILLAAYFVFHVPFLGNLVTVYLGALIFVAANLTVGITLSSLAQNQLQAMQLTMFYFLPNMLLSGFMFPFLGMPKWAQYLGNLLPLTHFNRLIRGILLKGNGWWDLWPTIWPMLLFTVVVMTAAVKFYRRTLD, from the coding sequence ATGAGGCGCCATCTGGAAGGCTTCTCGTGGTCGCGCTGGTGGAGCATGGTGCTCAAGGAGTTCCTGCAACTGCGCCGCGACCGCATCACCTTCGGCATGATCGTCGGCATTCCGATCATGCAGCTGGCGCTGTTCGGCTACGCCATCAACACCAACCCCAAGCAGTTGCCGACCGCTGTCATCGTGGCCGACCACAGCCCGTTCACGCGCAGCTTCGTGGCGGCGATGACGGGGTCGGATTACTTCAACATCGTCGAGACGCTACCCGACGAGGAAGCCGGCCGCGCCGCGCTGGCGCAGGGCCGGGTGCTGTTCGTGCTGACCATTCCGCCGGACTTCTCGCGCAAGCTGCTGCGCGGCGAACGGCCGGCGCTGCTGATCGAGGCCGACGCCACCGACCCGATGGCGACCGGGCTGGCGATCGGCTCGGCCACGCAGCTGGCGCAGGCGGTGGCGCAGAAGGACCTGACCGGCCCCTTGGCGCACCTGGCCGGCGGCCAGCCGCCGTTCGACGTGCGCGTGCACCAGCTCTACAACGAAGAGCAGATCTCGCAATACAACACCGTGCCCGGGCTGATGGGCGTGATCCTGACCATGACACTGGTGATGATGACCGGCCTGGCCATGACGCGCGAACGCGAGCGCGGCACCATGGAAAACCTGCTGGCCATGCCGGTGCGGCCGCTGGAGGTGATGACGGGCAAGATCGTGCCCTACATCGCCATCGGCCTGATCCAGGCCACCATCATCCTGCTGGCGGCGTATTTCGTGTTCCACGTGCCGTTCCTGGGCAACCTGGTGACGGTGTACCTGGGCGCGCTGATCTTCGTGGCGGCCAACCTGACCGTCGGCATCACACTGTCGTCGCTGGCGCAGAACCAGCTCCAGGCGATGCAGCTGACGATGTTCTATTTCCTGCCCAACATGCTGCTGTCCGGCTTCATGTTCCCGTTCCTGGGCATGCCCAAGTGGGCCCAGTACCTGGGCAACCTGCTGCCGCTGACGCACTTCAACCGGCTGATCCGCGGCATCCTGCTCAAGGGCAACGGCTGGTGGGACCTGTGGCCCACCATCTGGCCCATGCTGCTGTTCACCGTGGTCGTGATGACCGCCGCCGTAAAGTTCTACCGCCGCACCCTGGATTGA
- a CDS encoding efflux transporter outer membrane subunit → MPRPHLPFARRAALVAACALLPGCAVGPDFERPAAPPVSAYTAPADAAAGGAQPRLTDADIPAQWWRLFRSDALDALVRQALDASPTLAQARARLRQAGEDLNAETGGRLLPAVDANLSATRQKVDPSAYGVPVTEQPAPFTLYNASIDVSYTLDVFGGNRRALEGLAAQVDYQSHELQAARMTLAANVVTTAIRQADLAGRLADTRELLAAQQRQRDIMAQRLRAGGIAEADLRNQELLLAQTAATVPPLEYQLAQATHQLATYLGQPPAAWQAPPLRLADLALPAEIPTGVPSALTRQRPDILAAEALLHQASADVGVATANQYPRFTLTASFGSQRTRAGDITDGVNVWNLGLGLVQPLFHGGELRARTRSAQAAYEAAAAGYRQTVLDGFRQVADALRAVQTDAQAYDAYDTAWRRADDAARIARDRYQAGGISHLSLLDSQRQLLQTRIARSAADGARHADVAALLQALGGGWWNEPPAPPADPAP, encoded by the coding sequence ATGCCCCGCCCCCACCTGCCCTTCGCCCGCCGCGCCGCGCTCGTGGCCGCCTGCGCCCTGCTGCCCGGCTGCGCCGTCGGGCCTGATTTCGAGCGTCCGGCCGCGCCGCCAGTCAGCGCCTACACGGCGCCAGCCGACGCCGCTGCCGGCGGCGCGCAGCCACGCCTCACCGACGCCGACATCCCGGCGCAATGGTGGCGCCTGTTCCGTTCCGACGCGCTGGACGCGCTGGTGCGGCAGGCGCTGGACGCCAGCCCGACGCTGGCACAGGCCCGTGCCCGGCTGCGCCAGGCCGGCGAGGACCTGAACGCCGAGACCGGCGGGCGCCTGCTGCCGGCGGTCGACGCCAACCTGTCGGCCACGCGGCAGAAGGTCGATCCGTCCGCCTACGGCGTGCCCGTCACCGAGCAGCCGGCGCCGTTCACGCTCTATAACGCCTCGATCGACGTGTCCTACACGCTGGACGTGTTCGGCGGCAACCGCCGCGCGCTGGAGGGACTGGCCGCGCAGGTCGACTACCAGTCGCACGAACTGCAGGCCGCGCGCATGACGCTGGCCGCCAACGTCGTCACCACCGCCATCCGCCAGGCCGACCTGGCCGGCCGCCTGGCCGACACGCGCGAGCTGCTGGCGGCCCAGCAGCGCCAGCGCGACATCATGGCGCAACGCCTGCGGGCCGGCGGCATCGCCGAGGCCGACCTGCGCAACCAGGAACTGCTGCTGGCGCAGACCGCCGCCACCGTGCCGCCGCTGGAGTACCAGCTGGCGCAGGCCACCCACCAGCTGGCCACCTACCTGGGCCAGCCGCCCGCCGCCTGGCAGGCGCCGCCATTGCGCCTGGCCGACCTGGCGCTGCCGGCCGAGATTCCCACCGGGGTGCCGTCGGCGCTGACCCGCCAGCGGCCCGACATCCTGGCCGCCGAAGCCCTGCTGCACCAGGCCTCGGCCGATGTCGGCGTGGCCACGGCCAACCAGTACCCCCGGTTCACCCTGACCGCCAGCTTCGGGTCGCAACGCACCCGGGCCGGCGATATCACCGATGGCGTCAACGTATGGAACCTGGGACTGGGGCTGGTGCAACCGCTGTTCCATGGCGGTGAACTGCGCGCCCGCACGCGCTCGGCGCAGGCCGCCTACGAGGCCGCGGCGGCGGGTTACCGGCAGACCGTGCTCGACGGTTTCCGCCAGGTGGCCGACGCGCTGCGCGCGGTGCAGACCGACGCCCAGGCCTACGACGCCTATGACACCGCCTGGCGCCGCGCCGACGACGCCGCCCGCATCGCCCGCGACCGTTACCAGGCCGGCGGCATCAGCCACCTGAGCCTGCTCGACAGCCAGCGCCAATTGCTGCAGACGCGCATCGCCCGCAGCGCGGCCGACGGCGCACGCCATGCCGACGTTGCCGCCTTGCTGCAAGCGCTCGGCGGCGGCTGGTGGAACGAGCCGCCGGCGCCCCCCGCCGACCCCGCGCCGTAG
- a CDS encoding response regulator transcription factor produces the protein MNDLLDLIVFSPDTRQRARRCDALAGMGFSPRGCEDSNGLFRLFQARRTPLLVMEAELTDLCMAVAGLRAMDTTAGIVAVSTFDSPENRILGLHCGADACFPPDVATTEIAAALQALVRRVPVSGRRPADPDARPPAAAPAEATGKWQFQDAAWTLVSPRGTRLPLTQAERDFLLKLTTSPDKRLPRGDVPPGDPQAGRESVRRTDVVVSRLRRKAQETNMELPIRTVWGWGYAFTGDI, from the coding sequence ATGAATGACCTACTAGACCTGATCGTCTTCTCGCCCGATACCCGCCAACGCGCCCGCCGCTGCGACGCGCTGGCGGGCATGGGCTTCTCGCCGCGCGGGTGCGAGGACTCCAACGGCCTGTTCCGCCTGTTCCAGGCGCGGCGCACGCCGCTGCTGGTGATGGAAGCCGAACTGACCGATCTCTGCATGGCCGTCGCCGGCCTGCGCGCCATGGACACCACCGCCGGCATCGTCGCCGTCTCCACCTTCGATTCGCCCGAAAACCGCATCCTCGGCCTGCACTGCGGCGCCGACGCCTGCTTTCCGCCCGACGTGGCGACCACCGAGATCGCCGCCGCGCTGCAGGCGCTGGTGCGTCGCGTGCCCGTCAGCGGCCGCCGGCCGGCCGACCCCGACGCGCGTCCGCCGGCCGCCGCCCCCGCCGAAGCCACCGGCAAATGGCAGTTCCAGGACGCCGCCTGGACCCTGGTCAGCCCGCGCGGCACGCGCCTGCCGCTGACCCAGGCCGAACGCGACTTCCTGCTCAAGCTGACCACCAGCCCCGACAAGCGCCTGCCGCGCGGCGACGTGCCGCCTGGCGATCCGCAGGCCGGCCGCGAATCCGTGCGCCGCACCGACGTGGTGGTCAGCCGGCTGCGCCGCAAGGCGCAGGAGACCAACATGGAGTTGCCGATCCGCACCGTCTGGGGCTGGGGCTACGCCTTCACCGGCGATATCTGA
- a CDS encoding YbaK/prolyl-tRNA synthetase associated domain-containing protein yields MEVYDRLQALLTEHQARYRLISHPAAGRSVEVAAVRGTAVSQGAKALVCRVKISSNQRKNVLAVFPADQQADLEAIARAAGGKKASLASQDLARELTGCEIGAIPPFSFNPDLHLLVDPTLRQRHDEIVFNAGRLDASILMDTADYFRLAAPQEAPLIKGQG; encoded by the coding sequence ATGGAAGTCTACGACCGCCTGCAGGCCCTGCTGACCGAGCACCAGGCCCGCTACCGCCTCATTTCCCACCCCGCCGCCGGCCGCTCGGTGGAAGTCGCCGCCGTGCGCGGCACCGCCGTCAGCCAGGGCGCCAAGGCGCTGGTGTGCCGCGTCAAGATCTCGTCCAACCAGCGCAAGAACGTGCTGGCGGTGTTCCCCGCCGACCAGCAGGCCGACCTGGAAGCCATCGCCCGCGCCGCCGGCGGCAAGAAGGCCTCGCTGGCCTCGCAGGACCTGGCGCGCGAGCTGACCGGCTGCGAGATCGGCGCGATCCCGCCCTTCAGCTTCAACCCCGACCTGCACCTGCTGGTGGATCCCACGCTGCGCCAGCGGCACGATGAAATCGTGTTCAACGCCGGCCGGCTCGACGCCTCCATCCTGATGGACACCGCCGATTATTTCCGCCTGGCCGCGCCGCAGGAAGCGCCGCTGATCAAGGGCCAGGGTTAA
- a CDS encoding FUSC family protein, giving the protein MPHSPTSRENRRARASNMRWLMSLAHMEPSPVSRWVALRAALAIGLPTAAGLLLDQSAAAALVALGALPAITGDNGGPYRNRALSIGTTVFGGALGYFLGTLLAGHGLFSIAGMTLLVLLASLVGTFNNIAAVATLQFAVYVIVGASLTSTLPPWLPSVLVGAGGLFGLALTLLGWVVNPTAPERAAVALAYRKLAAMFAAIGTSRIMTARRDMEAAMATAYDTVLAARRRAAGPSPRLARLAAQLQACTPLSDAALALARAGRTLPPDCARVMNLLADHVENDTPPSPAAGIAALRQAGADALADALTQAQPLLEGSGPARPDAFPALPPARPRTPWRVLARTYRPGPTTVRYLVRLGLCLIVAEAVARAVALPRSYWVPLIVVVVFKPNFGSVFARALQSCAGSVVGVAISATVMALDRSGVTSLITVTALAALLPWSIRRNYGLFSAILLPILMLLIGALQPGSWPIALARLEDVAVAAAIVLAVGYLPWMRIERHNLDQAVATAIETLAAYLNTVFQADPATRHDLRTQAYARLSDLRIALQRGLSEPRLVSRRALAWWPVEVALERVANAISDTAWSLPAGQPPPEPAQLARLADALRAMAQTVTQSAPVGATPVTTDAAALRDAAAAIESLRATLAGPGFATEPGRPAPPAPLTPAD; this is encoded by the coding sequence GTGCCGCACTCACCGACCTCCCGCGAGAACCGCCGCGCGCGCGCCTCCAACATGCGCTGGCTGATGAGCCTGGCGCACATGGAGCCGTCGCCGGTCAGCCGCTGGGTGGCGTTGCGGGCGGCGCTGGCCATCGGCCTGCCGACCGCCGCCGGCCTGCTGCTGGACCAGAGCGCGGCGGCCGCGCTGGTGGCGCTGGGCGCGCTGCCCGCCATCACCGGCGACAACGGCGGCCCCTACCGCAACCGCGCGCTGTCCATCGGCACCACCGTGTTCGGCGGCGCGCTGGGCTACTTCCTGGGCACGCTGCTGGCCGGCCACGGCCTGTTCAGCATCGCCGGCATGACGCTGCTGGTGCTGCTCGCCAGCCTGGTCGGCACCTTCAACAACATCGCCGCCGTCGCCACCCTGCAATTCGCCGTCTACGTGATCGTCGGCGCCAGCCTGACCTCGACCCTGCCGCCCTGGCTGCCGTCGGTGCTGGTGGGCGCGGGCGGCCTGTTCGGCCTGGCGCTGACGCTGCTGGGCTGGGTGGTGAACCCGACCGCGCCCGAGCGCGCGGCGGTGGCGCTGGCCTACCGCAAGCTGGCGGCCATGTTCGCCGCCATCGGCACCTCGCGCATCATGACCGCGCGGCGCGACATGGAAGCCGCCATGGCCACCGCCTACGACACCGTGCTGGCGGCCCGCCGCCGCGCCGCCGGCCCCTCGCCGCGGCTGGCGCGGCTGGCTGCCCAACTGCAGGCCTGCACCCCGCTGTCGGACGCCGCGCTGGCATTGGCGCGCGCCGGACGCACCTTGCCGCCGGACTGCGCGCGCGTCATGAACCTGCTGGCCGACCACGTCGAGAACGACACGCCGCCGTCCCCTGCCGCCGGCATCGCCGCGCTGCGCCAGGCCGGCGCCGACGCGCTGGCCGACGCCCTGACCCAGGCCCAGCCCCTGCTGGAAGGCAGCGGCCCGGCGCGGCCCGACGCCTTCCCGGCCCTGCCGCCGGCGCGCCCGCGCACCCCGTGGCGGGTGCTGGCGCGCACCTACCGCCCCGGACCGACCACCGTGCGCTACCTGGTGCGGCTGGGGCTGTGCCTGATCGTCGCCGAGGCCGTAGCGCGCGCCGTGGCGCTGCCACGCTCGTACTGGGTGCCGCTGATCGTGGTGGTGGTGTTCAAGCCCAACTTCGGCTCGGTCTTCGCCCGCGCGCTGCAAAGCTGCGCCGGCAGCGTGGTGGGGGTGGCGATCAGCGCCACCGTGATGGCGCTGGACCGCAGCGGCGTCACCAGCCTCATTACCGTGACCGCGCTGGCCGCCCTGCTGCCGTGGTCGATCCGCCGCAACTACGGCCTGTTCTCCGCCATCCTGCTGCCGATCCTGATGCTGCTGATCGGCGCGCTGCAACCCGGCAGCTGGCCGATCGCGCTGGCGCGGCTGGAGGACGTGGCGGTGGCCGCCGCCATCGTGCTGGCGGTCGGCTACCTGCCGTGGATGCGGATCGAGCGCCACAACCTGGACCAGGCCGTGGCCACCGCCATCGAGACCCTGGCCGCCTATCTCAACACCGTGTTCCAGGCCGACCCGGCCACCCGCCACGACCTGCGCACCCAGGCCTACGCGCGCCTGTCGGACCTGCGCATCGCCTTGCAGCGCGGCCTGTCGGAGCCGCGCCTGGTGAGCCGCCGGGCGCTGGCCTGGTGGCCGGTCGAAGTGGCCCTGGAACGGGTCGCCAACGCCATCTCCGACACCGCCTGGTCGCTGCCGGCCGGACAGCCGCCGCCCGAACCGGCGCAACTGGCGCGCCTGGCCGACGCATTGCGCGCCATGGCCCAGACCGTGACCCAGAGCGCGCCGGTCGGCGCCACGCCGGTGACGACCGATGCCGCCGCGCTGCGCGATGCCGCCGCCGCGATCGAGTCCCTGCGCGCCACGCTGGCGGGCCCGGGCTTCGCCACCGAACCGGGCCGGCCCGCGCCGCCCGCCCCTCTCACCCCCGCGGACTGA
- a CDS encoding NRDE family protein — protein sequence MCLAVLALHTVPGIPVLIAANRDEFHARPTLPAAQWADDARVYGGRDGLAGGTWMGATHDGRYALVTNFREPGRQIADAPSRGALVEDFLRGNAGAADYIAAAHAAGQAYNGFNLIVGDARGAWYASNRDGAPRPLAPGVYALSNHLLDTPWPKLARTKAAFERVLRHAPQPDLPALFQALADRSPADDADLPATGLAPDREKLLSSPFIVSPNYGTRSSTVLALCDDGSGQLTEKRFAPDGSASGESALAFAWRDGAASDMLG from the coding sequence ATGTGCCTTGCCGTCCTCGCCCTGCATACCGTGCCGGGCATTCCCGTCCTGATCGCCGCCAACCGCGATGAATTTCATGCCCGGCCGACGCTGCCGGCGGCGCAATGGGCCGACGACGCCCGCGTCTACGGCGGCCGCGACGGCCTGGCCGGCGGCACCTGGATGGGCGCGACGCACGACGGCCGCTATGCGCTGGTCACGAACTTCCGCGAACCCGGCCGCCAGATCGCCGATGCGCCTTCGCGCGGCGCGCTGGTCGAGGACTTCCTGCGCGGCAATGCCGGCGCGGCCGACTACATCGCCGCCGCGCATGCCGCGGGCCAGGCCTACAACGGCTTCAACCTGATCGTGGGCGACGCCCGCGGCGCCTGGTACGCCAGCAACCGCGACGGCGCCCCGCGGCCCCTGGCGCCGGGCGTCTACGCCCTGTCGAACCACCTGCTGGACACGCCGTGGCCCAAGCTGGCCCGCACCAAGGCCGCGTTCGAGCGCGTGCTGCGGCATGCGCCGCAGCCCGACCTGCCCGCGCTGTTCCAGGCGCTGGCCGACCGCAGTCCGGCCGACGACGCCGACCTGCCCGCCACCGGTTTGGCGCCGGATCGCGAAAAACTATTGAGCAGCCCGTTCATCGTCAGTCCAAACTATGGCACCCGCAGCTCCACCGTCCTGGCGCTATGCGACGACGGCAGCGGCCAGCTGACCGAAAAGCGCTTCGCGCCCGACGGCTCGGCCAGCGGCGAGAGCGCGCTGGCGTTCGCCTGGCGCGATGGCGCCGCCAGCGATATGCTCGGATAG
- a CDS encoding carboxypeptidase-like regulatory domain-containing protein: MNKRIERATLAAAMALGTLAFAGVLSTAQAALPPVKHQGTVQYVSGGIGLDESEALKAAAKDYPLALTFAAQRDGKADYVANVAVSIHDAHGKQVLQAEAEGPYMLVKLPAGSYKVSATYGGKAQEREVNVQNSGTARAVFEWK, translated from the coding sequence ATGAACAAGCGCATCGAACGCGCCACCCTGGCCGCCGCAATGGCCCTGGGCACGCTGGCCTTCGCCGGCGTGCTCTCCACCGCGCAGGCCGCCCTGCCGCCGGTCAAGCACCAGGGCACGGTGCAGTACGTCAGCGGCGGCATCGGCCTGGACGAATCCGAAGCCCTGAAAGCCGCCGCCAAGGACTACCCGCTGGCGCTGACCTTCGCCGCCCAGCGCGACGGCAAGGCCGACTACGTCGCCAACGTCGCCGTCAGCATCCACGATGCGCACGGCAAGCAGGTGCTGCAGGCCGAGGCCGAAGGGCCCTACATGCTGGTCAAGCTGCCGGCCGGCAGCTACAAGGTGTCCGCCACCTACGGCGGCAAGGCGCAGGAACGCGAGGTCAACGTGCAGAACAGCGGCACCGCCCGCGCCGTGTTCGAGTGGAAGTGA
- a CDS encoding MAPEG family protein, whose protein sequence is MKLIAWLMLAAAILPFVSTIVAKAGGKKFDNNDPRAWLARQEGWRARANAAQINTFEALPFFFAAVLFALYNQAPPAHVATLMACWLGVRLGYLAMYLAGWGALRSLVWAISMGFTIAILFSGV, encoded by the coding sequence ATGAAATTGATCGCATGGTTGATGTTGGCGGCGGCGATCCTGCCGTTCGTGTCCACGATCGTGGCCAAGGCCGGCGGCAAGAAGTTCGACAACAACGATCCGCGCGCCTGGCTGGCGCGGCAGGAAGGCTGGCGCGCGCGCGCCAACGCCGCGCAGATCAACACGTTTGAAGCCCTGCCGTTCTTTTTCGCGGCGGTGCTGTTCGCGCTCTACAACCAGGCGCCGCCCGCGCACGTGGCCACGCTGATGGCGTGCTGGCTGGGCGTGCGGCTGGGCTACCTGGCGATGTACCTGGCCGGCTGGGGCGCGTTGCGCTCGCTGGTCTGGGCGATCAGCATGGGCTTCACGATCGCCATCCTGTTCTCGGGCGTCTAG
- a CDS encoding CPBP family intramembrane glutamic endopeptidase, whose product MPLASPGSLLFLAAALLWLPAARPWALLPLAAAYAWAWTQGGIEPVALAWPALLALAALMVRPGGAPALRAAGHALFVTLAVLLFLHWLPGFHNPLVIPRAALTPDAVPFGMYLNLDKPLVAFWVVLAAAPAMAGANPRATIASALGACAAAVVVCLGLALALGVVGWAPKWPDSGWLWLINNALLVTLAEEALFRGYVQQRLARCWRDRPWGATAALLVAALLFGLAHYAGGWQWVLLAGVAGVAYGLAYRHGGLAAAVLAHLGLNAAHYGLFTYPMRAALH is encoded by the coding sequence ATGCCCCTCGCTTCACCCGGATCCCTGCTGTTCCTGGCCGCCGCCCTGCTGTGGCTGCCCGCCGCCCGCCCCTGGGCGCTGCTGCCGCTGGCGGCCGCCTACGCCTGGGCCTGGACCCAGGGCGGCATCGAACCCGTCGCGCTGGCCTGGCCGGCCCTGCTGGCGCTGGCCGCGCTGATGGTCCGGCCCGGCGGCGCGCCCGCCCTGCGGGCCGCCGGCCATGCGCTGTTCGTCACGCTGGCCGTACTGCTGTTCCTGCATTGGCTGCCGGGGTTCCACAATCCGCTGGTGATCCCGCGCGCGGCGCTGACGCCGGACGCGGTGCCCTTCGGCATGTACCTGAACCTGGACAAGCCGCTGGTGGCGTTCTGGGTGGTGCTGGCCGCCGCGCCCGCGATGGCCGGCGCCAACCCGCGCGCCACCATCGCGTCGGCGCTGGGCGCCTGCGCGGCCGCGGTCGTGGTCTGCCTGGGGTTGGCCCTGGCCTTGGGGGTGGTGGGATGGGCGCCGAAATGGCCCGACTCGGGCTGGCTCTGGCTGATCAACAACGCGCTGCTGGTGACGCTGGCCGAGGAAGCGCTGTTCCGCGGCTATGTGCAGCAACGGCTGGCGCGGTGCTGGCGCGACCGCCCCTGGGGCGCCACCGCCGCGCTGCTGGTCGCGGCGCTGCTGTTCGGGCTGGCGCACTATGCCGGCGGCTGGCAGTGGGTCCTGCTGGCCGGCGTCGCCGGCGTGGCGTACGGCCTGGCCTATCGCCATGGCGGACTGGCGGCCGCGGTGCTGGCCCATCTGGGCCTGAACGCGGCGCACTACGGCCTGTTCACCTATCCGATGCGCGCCGCGCTGCATTGA
- a CDS encoding alkene reductase, with protein MSLLFEPLQVGELTLPNRIIMAPLTRQRASEGRVPNDLMVEYYVQRAGAGLILTEATSVTPQGVGYADTPGLWSQEQVKGWRKVTSAVHEAGGRIFAQLWHVGRISDPIFLNGELPVAPSAIAAGGHVSHVRPQRGYVVPRALETDEIPGIVEAYRRGAQLAQEAGFDGVEVHGANGYLLDQFLQDSTNHRTDGYGGSLEARARLMLEVVDASVGVWGAGRVGLHLSPRGDAHTMGDSDPATTFNYVARAARRRGLAFLCAREHEGADSLGPQLKESFGGVYIANEGFTRESAEAAIAAGRADAVAFGVQYIANPDLAQRFALKAPLNAPDSSTFYAAGATGYTDYPALAA; from the coding sequence ATGAGCCTGCTGTTCGAACCCTTGCAAGTGGGGGAATTGACCCTGCCCAACCGCATCATCATGGCCCCGTTGACGCGCCAGCGCGCCAGCGAAGGCCGGGTGCCGAACGACCTGATGGTCGAGTATTACGTCCAGCGCGCCGGCGCCGGATTGATCCTGACCGAGGCCACCTCGGTGACGCCGCAGGGCGTGGGGTATGCCGACACGCCGGGGCTGTGGTCGCAGGAGCAGGTCAAGGGCTGGCGCAAGGTGACGTCGGCGGTGCATGAAGCCGGCGGCCGCATCTTCGCGCAGCTGTGGCACGTGGGCCGCATTTCGGATCCGATCTTCCTGAATGGCGAGCTGCCGGTGGCGCCGAGCGCGATCGCGGCGGGCGGCCATGTCAGCCATGTGCGTCCGCAGCGCGGCTATGTGGTGCCGCGCGCGCTCGAGACCGATGAGATCCCGGGCATCGTCGAGGCCTACCGCCGCGGCGCGCAACTGGCGCAGGAAGCCGGTTTCGACGGCGTCGAAGTGCACGGCGCCAACGGCTATCTGCTGGACCAGTTCCTGCAGGACAGCACCAACCACCGCACCGACGGCTACGGCGGCTCGCTCGAAGCGCGCGCCCGCCTGATGCTGGAAGTGGTGGACGCCAGCGTCGGCGTGTGGGGCGCGGGCCGGGTCGGCCTGCATCTGTCGCCGCGCGGCGATGCCCATACGATGGGCGATTCGGATCCGGCCACGACCTTCAACTATGTGGCGCGCGCGGCGCGCCGTCGCGGCCTGGCGTTCCTGTGCGCGCGGGAGCACGAGGGCGCCGACAGCCTCGGTCCGCAGCTCAAGGAATCGTTCGGCGGCGTGTACATCGCCAACGAAGGCTTCACGCGCGAATCGGCCGAGGCGGCGATCGCCGCGGGCCGCGCCGACGCGGTGGCGTTCGGCGTGCAGTACATCGCCAACCCCGACCTGGCGCAGCGCTTCGCCTTGAAGGCGCCGCTGAACGCGCCGGATTCGTCGACTTTCTACGCCGCCGGCGCGACCGGCTACACGGACTACCCGGCCCTGGCGGCCTGA